One Epinephelus moara isolate mb chromosome 20, YSFRI_EMoa_1.0, whole genome shotgun sequence genomic window carries:
- the LOC126407655 gene encoding F-box/LRR-repeat protein 14-like, translated as MFEMETHISCLFPEILAIIFSYLDVKDKGRVAQVCAAWRDASYHKSVWRGVEAKLHLRRANPSLFPSLQTRGIKKVQILSLRRSLSYVIQGMPHIESLNLCGCFNLTDNGLGHAFVQDIPSLRVLNLSLCKQITDSSLGRIAQYLKNLEVLELGGCSNITNTGLLLVAWGLHRLKSLNLRSCRHVSDVGIGHLSGMTRSAAEGCLCLEKLTLQDCQKLTDLSLKHVSKGLNKLKVLNLSFCGGISDAGMIHLSHMTHLCSLNLRSCDNISDTGIMHLAMGSLRLTGLDVSFCDKIGDQSLAYIAQGLYQLKSLSLCSCHISDDGINRMVRQMHELKTLNIGQCVRITDKGLELIADHLTQLTGIDLYGCTKITKRGLERITQLPCLKVLNLGLWQMTESERVR; from the coding sequence ATGTTTGAGATGGAGACACATATATCGTGCCTTTTCCCGGAGATCCTGGCCATTATTTTCAGTTATCTGGACGTTAAAGACAAAGGAAGAGTAGCCCAAGTGTGCGCGGCCTGGAGGGACGCGTCCTACCACAAGTCGGTGTGGAGGGGGGTGGAAGCCAAGCTCCATCTGCGGCGAGCTAACCCGTCTCTGTTCCCCAGTCTGCAGACCAGGGGGATCAAAAAAGTTCAGATTCTCAGCCTGAGGCGAAGTCTGAGCTACGTGATTCAAGGTATGCCGCACATTGAAAGCCTTAACCTGTGTGGATGTTTCAACCTCACAGACAACGGACTCGGACATGCCTTTGTGCAGGACATCCCATCCCTGCGGGTGCTGAACCTCAGCCTTTGTAAACAGATCACTGACTCCAGCCTGGGCAGGATCGCCCAGTACCTCAAAAACCTGGAGGTGCTTGAACTCGGGGGGTGCAGCAATATCACAAACACCGGCCTGTTGCTCGTTGCCTGGGGCTTGCACAGACTCAAGAGCCTTAACCTGCGCAGCTGCAGGCATGTGTCCGATGTGGGCATCGGTCATTTGTCTGGCATGACCCGCAGCGCAGCAGAGGGCTGCCTGTGCCTGGAGAAGTTAACCTTGCAGGACTGTCAGAAGCTGACGGACCTCTCTCTCAAACATGTCTCAAAGGGTCTAAACAAGCTCAAAGTGCTCAACCTCAGCTTCTGCGGAGGGATATCAGATGCAGGGATGATCCACCTGTCTCACATGACCCACCTGTGCAGCCTGAACCTGCGGTCCTGTGATAACATCAGTGACACAGGGATAATGCATCTGGCCATGGGCTCCCTCCGGCTGACTGGACTTGATGTCTCCTTCTGTGACAAGATTGGAGATCAGAGCCTGGCTTACATCGCACAGGGGCTGTACCAGCTCaagtccctctctctctgctcctgccACATCAGTGATGATGGCATCAACAGGATGGTACGCCAGATGCACGAACTCAAGACCCTCAACATTGGACAGTGTGTGAGGATCACAGACAAAGGGTTGGAGTTGATAGCCGACCACCTGACCCAGCTGACAGGGATCGATCTGTACGGTTGTACGAAGATCACCAAGAGGGGCCTGGAGAGGATAACACAGCTCCCGTGCCTTAAAGTGTTGAACCTGGGACTGTGGCAGAtgacagagagcgagagagtgaGGTGA